Proteins found in one Promicromonospora sukumoe genomic segment:
- a CDS encoding LacI family DNA-binding transcriptional regulator, translated as MDRPTIDDVARAAGVTKATVSHAYSGKRPISATTKARVFAAAQRLDWVPSSRARALAARRTDAVGVVLSRDPSILASDAFFPAFISGVEAVLAEHEIALVLQVASTRTAEERAYRAMASGRADGVIVLDLHRADWRVAYLQQIRLPAVLLGAYDAESPFSTVRTDDAAPVRDLVAHLRGLGHTRIAHVSGPLDYVHSHARAGAYVRSVGGKELLREGDFTAGSGRALTAELLDLPDRPTAILYANDTMAIAGYSYARSRGLLVPDDLAVAGFDDDHLSAHLSPALTSVSTDPFRRGRVAAERLLADLAGEPPESVTVDCNELRLRASTDGPAPEAPHTELEEEFS; from the coding sequence ATGGACAGGCCGACGATCGACGACGTGGCCCGCGCCGCGGGTGTCACCAAGGCGACCGTGTCCCACGCCTACAGCGGCAAGCGGCCGATCTCCGCGACCACGAAGGCCCGGGTGTTCGCCGCCGCGCAGCGGCTGGACTGGGTCCCCAGCTCACGGGCCCGCGCGCTGGCCGCGCGGCGTACCGACGCGGTGGGGGTCGTGCTCTCGCGCGACCCTTCGATCCTGGCGTCCGACGCCTTCTTCCCCGCGTTCATCTCCGGCGTGGAGGCCGTGCTCGCGGAGCACGAGATCGCCCTGGTGCTGCAGGTCGCGAGCACCCGCACCGCGGAGGAACGCGCCTACCGGGCGATGGCGAGCGGACGGGCGGACGGCGTCATCGTCCTGGACCTGCACCGCGCCGACTGGCGGGTCGCGTACCTCCAGCAGATCCGGCTGCCCGCCGTCCTGCTCGGGGCGTACGACGCCGAGAGCCCCTTCTCCACCGTCCGCACGGATGACGCCGCACCGGTCCGCGACCTGGTCGCCCACCTGCGCGGGCTCGGCCACACCCGGATCGCCCACGTGTCGGGCCCGCTCGACTACGTGCACTCGCACGCCCGCGCGGGGGCGTACGTCCGCAGCGTCGGCGGCAAGGAGCTGCTGCGCGAGGGCGACTTCACCGCCGGGAGCGGCCGGGCGCTGACCGCCGAGCTGCTCGACCTGCCCGACCGGCCGACGGCGATCCTCTACGCCAACGACACCATGGCCATCGCCGGCTACTCCTACGCGCGGAGCCGGGGGCTGCTGGTCCCCGACGACCTCGCCGTCGCCGGCTTCGACGACGACCACCTCTCGGCTCACCTGAGCCCCGCCCTGACCAGTGTCTCGACCGACCCGTTCCGGAGAGGCCGGGTGGCGGCCGAGCGGCTGCTGGCCGACCTCGCGGGCGAGCCGCCCGAGTCCGTCACGGTCGACTGCAACGAGCTTCGCCTGCGCGCCAGCACCGACGGCCCCGCACCCGAGGCACCCCACACCGAACTCGAGGAGGAGTTCTCATGA
- a CDS encoding carbohydrate ABC transporter permease produces MRRQRGTWVRYLLLTLAAAVFAFPFYFMVVGAFQESPTNTPDHLLPTSGWTLDNFAAIDSRIDLLGSLGNSLIFTAGVLLGTVTFGLLAGYAMARLDFRGRGATWVLMLLVQMVPFQLLMIPLYVQITRGFGLGDTYLGMILPFAINTTAVFIFTQFFRALPQEMFEAARIDGASELRILTSIAVPLVKPALTTVVLVTFIGPWNEFLWPFLITKDATLQPLAVSLANYISNVAQSTANPNGAILAGATTLAFPVVILFCLFQRYFTASNIGSAVKG; encoded by the coding sequence ATGCGACGACAACGCGGGACCTGGGTGCGCTACCTCCTGCTCACCCTCGCGGCGGCCGTGTTCGCCTTCCCCTTCTACTTCATGGTGGTCGGGGCGTTCCAGGAGAGCCCCACCAACACCCCCGACCACCTCCTGCCGACGTCCGGCTGGACGCTCGACAACTTCGCGGCGATCGACTCGCGCATCGACCTGCTGGGCTCGCTCGGCAACTCGCTGATCTTCACCGCGGGCGTGCTGCTCGGCACGGTGACGTTCGGCCTGCTGGCCGGCTACGCGATGGCCCGGCTGGACTTCCGCGGCCGGGGCGCCACCTGGGTGCTCATGCTGCTGGTCCAGATGGTGCCGTTCCAGCTCCTGATGATCCCGCTGTACGTGCAGATCACCCGGGGTTTCGGCCTCGGCGACACGTACCTCGGGATGATCCTGCCGTTCGCGATCAACACCACCGCCGTCTTCATCTTCACGCAGTTCTTCCGGGCGCTGCCGCAGGAGATGTTCGAGGCGGCGCGGATCGACGGCGCGAGCGAGCTGCGCATCCTGACCTCGATCGCCGTGCCGCTGGTCAAGCCGGCCCTGACGACGGTCGTGCTGGTCACGTTCATCGGACCGTGGAACGAGTTCCTCTGGCCGTTCCTCATCACCAAGGACGCCACGCTGCAGCCGCTCGCGGTCTCCCTGGCGAACTACATCTCCAACGTGGCCCAGTCCACCGCCAACCCGAACGGCGCGATCCTCGCGGGCGCCACCACGCTCGCGTTCCCCGTCGTCATCCTCTTCTGCCTGTTCCAGCGGTACTTCACCGCATCCAACATCGGCTCCGCCGTGAAGGGCTGA
- a CDS encoding TetR/AcrR family transcriptional regulator, with translation MTGTETPGRRRNAEQTREDVLVAAVAEFTAHGYATAGVRQIAERAGVTAMMINRYFGSKEGLFEAAVERSFAPPTVVGQDEADLAGSIASRLAARTAAGSEVLDPFLLMLRSASDPVAGPIVRRGIEQHVGARLTDQLRGPDPDARAELVLAMLAGTWLMRTVLGTEGLRDVSEERLAALLRPTLAALVDDGPAGGS, from the coding sequence GTGACAGGAACCGAGACGCCCGGCCGACGCCGGAACGCGGAGCAGACGCGGGAGGACGTGCTCGTCGCCGCGGTCGCCGAGTTCACCGCGCACGGCTACGCGACGGCGGGCGTGCGCCAGATCGCGGAGCGCGCGGGCGTGACGGCGATGATGATCAACCGGTACTTCGGCTCCAAGGAGGGCCTGTTCGAGGCCGCGGTCGAGCGCTCCTTCGCGCCGCCGACCGTCGTCGGGCAGGACGAGGCCGACCTCGCGGGGTCCATCGCGTCCCGCCTGGCGGCGCGGACCGCCGCGGGGTCCGAGGTGCTGGATCCGTTCCTGCTCATGCTGCGCTCGGCGTCCGACCCGGTCGCGGGGCCGATCGTGCGGCGCGGGATCGAGCAGCACGTCGGCGCGCGACTGACGGACCAGCTCCGGGGCCCGGACCCCGACGCCCGTGCGGAGCTCGTGCTGGCGATGCTCGCGGGCACCTGGCTGATGCGCACCGTGCTCGGGACAGAGGGGTTGCGAGACGTGAGCGAGGAGCGCCTGGCCGCGCTGCTGCGGCCGACACTCGCCGCGCTGGTCGATGACGGGCCTGCCGGCGGTTCGTGA
- a CDS encoding glycoside hydrolase family 130 protein, translating into MFTHATFPLGPFVPYENNPILRPRGGSWESANLYNPAALVVDDEVVLLYRAHAEDIVSHIGLARSSDGFHFEREDEPILSPSEDYERYGCEDPRIAYIDGTFYLTYTGWDRHSAQLCLATSTDLHDWTKHGPMFESFDTFATVDPRGFNWSKAGVIVPVRMQGKWWMYFGEGAIYWATSDDLIHWTPGTPDTEPMYSPTPGSFDADLVEIGTSPVLTENGLLVMLTNGATRTINPDGSVDVDYRCGQIAIDPDNPTRVLARLQEPWLRPQTFEDRNGLVSNVTFVEGLVHFQDKWLAYYGQSDTTLAVAVADPKQPWGATLGS; encoded by the coding sequence ATGTTCACCCACGCAACGTTCCCGCTCGGGCCGTTCGTCCCTTACGAGAACAACCCGATCCTGCGCCCCCGCGGGGGGAGCTGGGAGTCGGCCAACCTCTACAACCCGGCCGCCCTGGTGGTCGACGACGAGGTGGTGCTCCTGTACCGGGCCCACGCCGAGGACATCGTGTCCCACATCGGGCTGGCCCGGAGCAGCGACGGCTTCCACTTCGAGCGCGAGGACGAGCCCATCCTGTCGCCGTCCGAGGACTACGAGCGGTACGGGTGCGAGGACCCCCGCATCGCGTACATCGACGGCACGTTCTACCTGACCTACACCGGCTGGGACCGGCACAGCGCCCAGCTCTGCCTCGCCACCTCGACCGACCTGCACGACTGGACCAAGCACGGCCCCATGTTCGAGTCGTTCGACACCTTCGCAACCGTCGACCCGCGTGGCTTCAACTGGTCCAAGGCCGGCGTCATCGTCCCGGTGCGGATGCAGGGCAAGTGGTGGATGTACTTCGGCGAGGGCGCCATCTACTGGGCCACCAGCGACGACCTGATCCACTGGACGCCCGGCACCCCGGACACCGAGCCCATGTACTCGCCGACGCCGGGTTCGTTCGACGCCGACCTCGTCGAGATCGGCACGTCACCCGTGCTGACCGAGAACGGGCTGCTCGTCATGCTCACCAACGGCGCCACGCGCACCATCAACCCCGACGGCAGCGTCGACGTCGACTACCGGTGCGGACAGATCGCGATCGACCCCGACAACCCGACGCGGGTGCTGGCCCGCCTGCAGGAGCCGTGGCTGCGGCCGCAGACGTTCGAGGACCGCAACGGGCTCGTCTCGAACGTGACGTTCGTCGAGGGCCTGGTGCACTTCCAGGACAAGTGGCTCGCGTACTACGGCCAGTCCGACACCACGCTGGCCGTGGCGGTGGCCGACCCGAAGCAGCCCTGGGGCGCGACGCTCGGGTCCTGA
- a CDS encoding carbohydrate ABC transporter permease encodes MSTATREPRTTEVRTTRSRWWGRQPVGSLFALPYLVFVLAIFAYPLGFAVWIAFHDYFFTAPGVDVPKPFVGLDNFAAVLTDPQVLEAFRNIGVFLVINVPLTVVLSMVLATALNAGIRWAAAYRIAFYVPYLTASVSLVGVWLLLFSSGGLVNSVLGPLAPDPSWLVNSSLAMPTIALYVTWKQLGFYILLYLAALQSVPRELHESAATDGANAWQRFRNVTVPGVRATTVLVLVLAIITGANLFTEPYLLTNGGGPDGASVTPVLLIYQRGIQQQNPDTAAAIGMLLVIVVGVLSLAANRINRER; translated from the coding sequence GTGAGCACGGCAACACGTGAGCCGCGCACCACCGAGGTGCGCACCACGCGGAGCAGATGGTGGGGGCGGCAGCCGGTCGGCTCGCTGTTCGCGCTGCCCTACCTCGTCTTCGTCCTCGCGATCTTCGCCTACCCGCTCGGGTTCGCCGTCTGGATCGCGTTCCACGACTACTTCTTCACCGCGCCCGGTGTCGACGTGCCCAAGCCGTTCGTGGGTCTCGACAACTTCGCCGCCGTGCTCACCGACCCGCAGGTCCTGGAGGCCTTCCGGAACATCGGGGTCTTCCTGGTCATCAACGTGCCGCTCACCGTGGTGCTCTCGATGGTGCTGGCCACGGCCCTGAACGCCGGCATCAGGTGGGCGGCGGCGTACCGCATCGCCTTCTACGTGCCCTACCTGACGGCGAGCGTGTCGCTGGTCGGGGTGTGGCTGCTGCTGTTCTCGTCGGGCGGGCTGGTCAACTCGGTCCTGGGGCCGCTGGCCCCGGACCCGTCGTGGCTGGTCAACTCGTCGCTGGCGATGCCGACGATCGCGCTCTACGTCACCTGGAAGCAGCTCGGCTTCTACATCCTGCTGTACCTGGCGGCGCTGCAGAGCGTGCCGCGCGAGCTGCACGAGTCCGCGGCGACCGACGGCGCGAACGCCTGGCAGCGGTTCCGCAACGTGACCGTGCCCGGCGTCCGCGCCACCACGGTGCTCGTGCTCGTGCTCGCGATCATCACCGGGGCCAACCTGTTCACCGAGCCCTACCTGCTGACCAACGGCGGCGGGCCCGACGGCGCGTCCGTGACCCCGGTCCTGCTGATCTACCAGCGCGGCATCCAGCAGCAGAACCCGGACACCGCGGCGGCGATCGGCATGCTGCTGGTCATCGTCGTCGGCGTCCTCTCGCTCGCCGCCAACCGCATCAACCGGGAGCGCTGA
- a CDS encoding extracellular solute-binding protein — MKHPRLAGTAALLTAVALTAACSSGGGGDAGGESPSGTGPITVWLSNNEQEVGWGQDVVDAWNAEHPDEEVTAQEIPAGSSSEEAITAAITAGTAPCLVYNISSAAVPGWVRQGGLVNLSQFEDGTSYVEDRVGEGAQTYLTDDGYYQLPWKSNPVMVMYNKAVFEEAGIDPENPDMATYDDFLAGSRKIVESGAADSAIWPSPTNEFFQPWFDFYPLYLAESGGTSLVEDQAATFDDENGKAVADFWASIYSEGLAPQEASTDDAMSAGTTAMQLAGPWAIASYAESVDVGFMPVPTSSGEAEPVTFADSKNVSMFTSCENQATAWEFLKFSTSEESDGQLLEATGQMPLRTDLATTYADYFEANPAYEVFAAQAERTGDVPSIPNSVEVWQAFRDDYSSAVIFGSSTVEEFLSGAAETINGLVQG; from the coding sequence ATGAAGCACCCCCGTCTGGCCGGAACGGCCGCCCTGCTCACCGCGGTGGCCCTGACCGCCGCCTGCTCGTCCGGCGGTGGAGGGGACGCCGGTGGCGAGAGCCCCTCCGGCACCGGCCCCATCACCGTCTGGCTGTCGAACAACGAGCAGGAGGTCGGCTGGGGGCAGGACGTCGTCGACGCCTGGAACGCCGAGCATCCCGACGAGGAGGTCACCGCCCAGGAGATCCCGGCCGGCTCGTCGTCCGAGGAGGCGATCACCGCCGCGATCACCGCGGGCACCGCCCCCTGCCTGGTCTACAACATCTCCAGCGCCGCCGTACCCGGCTGGGTGCGCCAGGGCGGCCTCGTGAACCTGTCCCAGTTCGAGGACGGCACGAGCTATGTCGAGGACCGCGTCGGAGAGGGCGCACAGACCTACCTGACCGACGACGGCTACTACCAGCTCCCCTGGAAGTCGAACCCCGTCATGGTCATGTACAACAAGGCGGTCTTCGAGGAGGCCGGCATCGACCCCGAGAACCCTGACATGGCCACCTACGACGACTTCCTCGCGGGCAGCCGCAAGATCGTGGAGTCGGGCGCCGCGGACAGCGCCATCTGGCCGTCGCCGACCAACGAGTTCTTCCAGCCGTGGTTCGACTTCTACCCGCTGTACCTGGCCGAGTCGGGCGGCACGTCCCTGGTCGAGGACCAGGCCGCGACGTTCGACGACGAGAACGGCAAGGCCGTCGCCGACTTCTGGGCGTCGATCTACTCCGAGGGCCTCGCGCCGCAGGAGGCGTCGACCGACGACGCCATGTCGGCCGGCACCACCGCCATGCAGCTCGCGGGCCCGTGGGCCATCGCGTCGTACGCGGAGAGCGTCGACGTCGGCTTCATGCCGGTGCCGACGTCGTCCGGCGAGGCGGAGCCCGTGACGTTCGCCGACTCGAAGAACGTCTCGATGTTCACCTCGTGCGAGAACCAGGCCACGGCCTGGGAGTTCCTCAAGTTCTCGACCAGCGAGGAGAGCGACGGCCAGCTCCTGGAGGCCACCGGCCAGATGCCGCTGCGCACCGACCTGGCCACGACCTACGCCGACTACTTCGAGGCCAACCCCGCCTACGAGGTGTTCGCCGCCCAGGCCGAGCGCACGGGCGACGTGCCGAGCATCCCGAACTCGGTCGAGGTGTGGCAGGCCTTCCGCGACGACTACTCGTCGGCCGTGATCTTCGGCAGCAGCACCGTCGAGGAGTTCCTGAGCGGCGCCGCGGAGACCATCAACGGGCTCGTCCAGGGCTGA
- a CDS encoding glycoside hydrolase family 13 protein, translated as MTSTLSEQQLLVDDPTWWRQASVYQIYPRSFADANGDGIGDLRGIISRVPYLQQLGVDAVWLSPFYPSALADGGYDVADYRDVDPKIGTLDEFDQMVEALHGAGIRVIVDIVPNHSSDLHVWFQQALAAAPGSPERARYIFRDGLGEDGSQPPADWTSIFGGPSWTRVPDGQWYLHLFAKEQPDFNWDNPEVREDFHQTLRFWSDRGVDGFRIDVAHGLTKDLAEVLPTQAELDAITEPGAHPLWDRDEVHEIYAGWRTVFDEYSPPRIAVAEAWVDTPRRPRYASADGLGQAFNFDLLEADFDAAQFTKIIADNLALSAASGSSTTWVFSNHDVVRHATRYALPARNGRPGKQGRDWLLSGGTEPVADVDLGLRRARAATLLMLGLPGSAYLYQGEELGLPEVADIPADQHQDPAFFRNPGVDPGRDGCRVPLPWTRGGASFGFGTGNAHLPQPAGYADLSVEAQDGVAGSTLELYRAALALRHELQTDETLQWVEAPDDVVHFVRPGGWHVVTNFGTEPTALPDGEVLVTSEPLDGGLLPGATTAWVRSA; from the coding sequence GTGACCAGCACCCTCAGCGAGCAGCAGCTCCTCGTCGACGACCCCACGTGGTGGCGGCAGGCGAGCGTCTACCAGATCTACCCGCGCAGCTTCGCCGACGCGAACGGTGACGGCATCGGCGACCTGCGCGGCATCATCTCGCGCGTGCCGTACCTGCAGCAGCTCGGGGTCGACGCCGTCTGGCTCAGCCCCTTCTACCCCTCCGCCCTGGCCGACGGCGGGTACGACGTGGCCGACTACCGCGACGTCGACCCGAAGATCGGCACGCTGGACGAGTTCGACCAGATGGTCGAGGCCCTGCACGGCGCGGGCATCCGCGTGATCGTCGACATCGTGCCGAACCACTCCTCCGACCTGCACGTCTGGTTCCAGCAGGCCCTGGCCGCGGCGCCCGGCAGCCCGGAGCGTGCGCGGTACATCTTCCGCGACGGCCTGGGCGAGGACGGCTCGCAGCCGCCCGCCGACTGGACCAGCATCTTCGGCGGCCCGTCGTGGACGCGCGTGCCCGACGGCCAGTGGTACCTGCACCTGTTCGCCAAGGAGCAGCCGGACTTCAACTGGGACAACCCGGAGGTCCGCGAGGACTTCCACCAGACCCTGCGGTTCTGGTCGGACCGCGGCGTCGACGGTTTCCGCATCGACGTGGCGCACGGCCTGACCAAGGACCTCGCCGAGGTGCTGCCCACGCAGGCCGAGCTCGACGCGATCACCGAGCCCGGCGCGCACCCCCTGTGGGACCGCGACGAGGTGCACGAGATCTACGCCGGCTGGCGCACGGTCTTCGACGAGTACTCCCCGCCGCGCATCGCCGTGGCCGAGGCCTGGGTCGACACGCCCCGGCGGCCCCGGTACGCGAGCGCCGACGGGCTGGGCCAGGCGTTCAACTTCGACCTGCTGGAGGCCGACTTCGACGCCGCCCAGTTCACGAAGATCATCGCCGACAACCTGGCGTTGTCCGCGGCGTCCGGCTCGTCGACGACGTGGGTGTTCTCCAACCACGACGTCGTGCGGCACGCGACCCGCTACGCGCTGCCGGCGCGCAACGGCAGGCCGGGCAAGCAGGGCCGGGACTGGCTGCTGTCGGGCGGCACCGAGCCCGTGGCCGACGTCGACCTGGGCCTGCGCCGGGCGCGCGCCGCGACGCTGCTCATGCTGGGCCTGCCGGGCAGCGCGTACCTGTACCAGGGTGAGGAACTGGGCCTGCCCGAGGTCGCCGACATCCCGGCCGACCAGCACCAGGACCCGGCGTTCTTCCGTAACCCGGGCGTCGACCCGGGGCGGGACGGCTGCCGCGTGCCGCTGCCGTGGACGCGCGGGGGCGCGTCGTTCGGCTTCGGTACCGGGAACGCGCACCTGCCGCAGCCCGCGGGCTACGCCGACCTGTCGGTCGAGGCGCAGGACGGCGTGGCCGGCTCGACGCTGGAGCTGTACCGGGCCGCGCTGGCGCTGCGGCACGAGCTGCAGACGGACGAGACTCTCCAGTGGGTGGAGGCGCCCGACGACGTCGTGCACTTCGTGCGGCCGGGCGGCTGGCACGTGGTGACCAACTTCGGCACCGAGCCGACGGCGCTGCCCGACGGCGAGGTGCTGGTCACGAGCGAGCCGCTGGACGGCGGGCTGCTGCCGGGCGCGACGACGGCGTGGGTCCGGTCGGCGTGA